The following are encoded together in the Scomber scombrus chromosome 7, fScoSco1.1, whole genome shotgun sequence genome:
- the LOC133983937 gene encoding C-type lectin domain family 4 member G-like, translating to MEEEINYSSVVFKNSHPPLAGGEAAARSRLFCVSAVCLGILCVLLMGAISGIVYISVVMNEQRANLSRKSAENQQLIMQMSILENNTEELRRDRDNLNWTLGVILNFNTFPVNERCPDKKCQPCLKDWIQFEENCYLFQDPNANWKTWQNSRGYCQDKNADLVVIDSLQEQEFISNHTKSYSGIYHGYWIGLQETDEHNWLWVDGRNDTLQYWLMEKLNKHGQCVLMIPGRNVTASWDPAPCIMENIFICETKVLIRSD from the exons atggaggaagagatCAATTATTCTTCAGTGGTTTTCAAAAACAGTCATCCACCTCTAGCAG GTGGTGAAGCAGCTGCACGCTCTCGACTCTTTTGTGTGTCGGCGGTGTGTTTGGGGATCCTTTGTGTCCTTCTGATGGGGGCCATCAGTGGCATCGTCTACA TCAGCGTGGTAATGAACGAACAGAGAGCAAACCTCAGCAGAAAATCAGCAGAAAATCAGCAGCTGATCATGCAGATGAGCATTTTAGAGAACAATACAGAGGAACtgagaagagacagagacaacCTCAACTGGACATTGGGAGTCATCCTGAATTTTAACACCTTTCCAGTAAATGAACGCTGCCCTGATAAGA AGTGTCAGCCATGTCTAAAAGACTGGATTCAGTTCGAGGAAAATTGCTATCTGTTCCAAGATCCAAACGCTAATTGGAAGACATGGCAAAACAGCCGAGGGTACTGCCAAGACAAAAATGCAGATCTGGTTGTTATTGACAGCCTGCAAGAACAG GAATTCATCAGTAATCACACCAAGTCTTACTCCGGCATATATCATGGATACTGGATCGGGTTACAGGAAACTGATGAACACAACTGGCTCTGGGTTGACGGACGTAATGACACTCTACA GTACTGGTTGATGGAGAAACTTAATAAACATGGTCAATGTGTACTGATGATACCTGGGAGAAATGTTACAGCCAGCTGGGACCCAGCACCCTGTATAATGGAGAACATATTTATCTGTGAGACCAAAGTCCTGATAAGGTCAGATTAG